A window of Piliocolobus tephrosceles isolate RC106 chromosome 13, ASM277652v3, whole genome shotgun sequence contains these coding sequences:
- the LOC111522220 gene encoding RNA-binding protein 4 isoform X2, which yields MVKLFIGNLPREATEQEIRSLFEQYGKVLECDIIKNYGFVHIEDKTAAEDAIRNLHHYKLHGVNINVEASKNKSKTSTKLHVGNISPTCTNKELRAKFEEYGPVIECDIVKDYAFVHMERAEDAVEAIRGLDNTEFQGGMCVG from the coding sequence ATGGTGAAGCTGTTCATCGGAAACCTGCCCCGGGAGGCTACAGAACAGGAGATTCGCTCACTCTTCGAGCAGTATGGGAAGGTGCTGGAATGTGACATCATTAAGAATTACGGCTTTGTGCACATAGAAGATAAAACTGCAGCTGAAGATGCCATACGCAACCTGCACCATTACAAGCTTCATGGGGTGAACATCAACGTGGAAGCCAGCAAGAATAAGAGCAAAACCTCAACAAAGTTGCATGTGGGCAACATCAGTCCCACTTGCACCAATAAGGAGCTTCGAGCCAAGTTTGAGGAGTATGGTCCGGTCATCGAATGTGACATCGTAAAAGATTATGCCTTCGTACACATGGAGCGGGCAGAGGATGCAGTGGAGGCCATCAGGGGCCTTGATAACACAGAGTTTCAAG